GTCACTACAACCAAGATGCTGCTGCGCTGTTATTTGGACCTCAGCTACTCTTGTTAAGTAAGTTGTTTTGAACGTATCTGTTCAGAATTAGCAGTAGACAGACACTGAAAGGCATGGGAGTTGTTGACCTCCTGGTGCATAGCGAGAAATATCAGCCATTCATTCATGATTGATGACCTTTGAGGAGGCAGACTGTCCTTTATCCATTTGCCACTAAAGCTGAGCCACTGCATAAAGCCTCTAACAGTCttgtagtatttattttttaaccactagTGAAGCTGAGGAAATTTTAGCTTTGGCAGCATTTTTCTTTCAAGTCCTACTGACACCTTGAACCACTGGGAGTGAATGAGAACATGAGGAGCACTCTGTCTGATCTGAACCAGCTCCCCAGTTGAAGATTTGATCAACAGAGAGGCCCATTGTGTGGACTGAAAACTGAAGAGGAAAGAGATGATGATGGGGATGATGATAAGAGAGGCCCAGTGACAGTGTTGATAGCCGCACCAGGAAGCAGAGGAGTGTCACAAGGCTACAGACATGAGTCTCCGCCAACCCACCTCCACGCTGGACAGGTAAGAGCCCCACATCTGCTAGGCTCACacagtttctgtttctgttagAGATGCATCTCAATCCCTTGCTTAACAATGTAGTGCTCCCTGATCACACTGAGGTCCAGTCAGCTCTCTGGAAAAACTAGTCAGACAGGCTGTGTACTGGGAGGTGAGAAACCTGCTCTCTTGACAAGGAACAAGGGCAAAATACTGTATGACAATAGCCGCAGCCTGAGAATTcatactttaacatttaaaaaaacaacactttcaaaAGTTCACACGCTTGTGGTCACCCTCACAGACATTTACCATATTTTAGCGTGTTAAATGAACAATAACACGAACTGTGAGCTTGAACAATAATGTCCTATGACTAATAATTAACATGCTCTGGGTGTTCTCCCGTCTGAACCTTTGACTCACTTACACAATCACGTATGTCCTTGTTTTCAATACCATAGATAATGAAATGTACATGGTATGGTAACTCTTAATTTGATACTCCTGAAACCAACTGCAACCCAGTTCACAGCGTTGTGACGTGAAATACAGGGTCACCAAAGGGCCAGCCCTGAGGgattacaaaaaaaggtaaacaatgaGGAGTGGCAAATCTATTTCGGTGCACTGGTATGCCATATTTAAAACGAAACAGCTACATCAACAAGGATTCAAGCTACATCAACAAGGATTCAAGATGAATGCAAGAAGAGGGTATATAATTGACTTAGTTTATTAACCTACGACttcattttaaagcaactttaaataataaagcatttCACTTTCATATGTTGTACATGTATCTAAACCCACAGTTGTATGTAACATGTTTTGGCGTTGTCACAGCAACTTAATGTGTCGCAAAGTGGGGGCTTAGTCCCTGAAGGTTCAGGGTTCATGGTTAAGAGGGGGATATTGAGATCGGTCCTATTCGTTGCTTGTATGTCGTGTCGTGACTCTTCACCTGCTGTGTTTATTATGTCACTGCTAAAACCTGATGCACCGTATTTCATCCTGTTCGTCATCGCACATcacctctgtgtttctgtagatGCATCTTTGTCTTGATCATGTGTCTTTGCTGTTTCTCCTGCTGTCAACTTTTtccctgtgtatgtgtgtgttttacttgtgCTTGTGTCTACCACTGTCCGTGTGTCATGTGACAGCAGGGCAGCCAATAAGAAAAACGCCCGTCCGTTCAGgtaggggagagagagagcttaCGTCAGGGTTTGGGGTTCATAAAGACAGATTGTGCAGCTGCGGCAGCAGATTTCTCAGTGGCTGCGCTTGTTATTTCAGAGACTCAGGGAAACATCTACTAATTGTTTTCCTTATCAATTGAAGCATCCATTAATGTCTATAACAATCTTAGTTTCCCAAAATcttatgtgttgtgtttatgttgctATTGTTTCTTTCAGTCTGATGCTGTGCACCGTTTTTGCATGCCAATTCATTCTCCAAACACCTGGTATATTTGCACAGTTGAGAGTTAAGATATGGTTTCACTAATACAGTATAACTAGTATTATACTATTTGTAGAATTTAGATTCCAGCACTGACTGAGTTGCATTGTTACAGACTTTTGGTATATAAACGTTTCAAACgacaaaatacattgaaaatagAAGGTGTCATTTCCAAAATCAACATCATGTTTCCAATCTtacaaaatattcagttttaatcTAAATTGTTGATGACTagcctttcaaataaaaaaccaTGCTTGCTCTCCCACTTGCCGCACACAAAAGGAGGCATTCAGTAATCCAACAGCACCATAAAGGACATGTATCTATCGTATCACCGAATATCTAACAGGCTTTACAAGTAGAAAATGTGTCAGATTTTTTGTTCCAGCACTAATTGTCTCCATGTTGCAGCAGCTCAATATCTCCAGACCACATTTATGGATGAATTCATAAACCTTAACTGCGTTTTGCTCACCATTCATTGGATGCAATAATACCATTCACTCCATTATTTATACTGTGTGTCCTTGCGAAAGGCTCTTGAAAGTGAACGCTGCGCtcagtgtttacagtgtgtataaAGGGTGCGACTTGGACTCAGGTTCTGCGTGTCCTTTCACCTGAGTATTGGTCTTCATGCTGaatttcttctctctcttttctttctttacccGTCTCTTTCCTTCTATCGCTTTCAGCCCCTTTGCTGCTTGGTGAGTTTTCCCTTCGACTGCTTTGCTTGTTCCTTCTCGTGCAATTTCTCATATTCCCAGCACCTCTTACACCACTGACATATCTGACCTCTGACAtacctctctcctcttttgtGTCCCAACTGTAAGATTCGTGTCTTTCCTTTTGGcctgttctttctttttatttatcttgattgtcattcattcattccCATCAGATATTCCCCCCCCCACTGCAACTACCGCCCGaagagccttttttttttttaaatcaacctgTGTTATTCTTGCATGCTAAACCTCGCTTCTCTTCAAACCCAGGCTCAGCAGTCTGACCATCGGAGACTCGGAGCGCAAAGCCTCTGCCGCCCAGCAGAGAGAGCCGATTGTGGAAATCCCTGCTGAGAGTACGGGTAACGACAACCTCCCTGCTTTCGTTTCaggattcatttaaaatgtaaagatatgAAATAACTCCCAAACCTCCTTCCGTCCTCCTCTCCCAGGCACTGGTCTTGTCCAGAGATGCGTGGTCGTGCAGAAGGACCAGCTCGGCTTCGGCTTCACAGTTTGTGGAGAGAGAGTCAAGCTGGTGCAGAATGTCCGACCAGGTGAGACGCGTGCGCCGCTGATGGGACTAAAACTGCCATGCAGAGTTACTATAAAACTGAAAGACAATGTAGTCAAATTGATCGATTTTTATAATTAAATTGacaaaaagtaaaatgcaaaGCTAGTGTCGATGCTATCGAAACTGGTATTCAGTTATTTTACACAAAGATGCCCCAATTAAATGCGATGAAAAGGGTTTTTCATGAGATTATATTTAGTAAAAGAAAGATTTTGTGATTGAATTGACTAAAAGTCCGGATAAATAGTGTTCAGGTTCAAAGTTCAACATGACTTCGATGGTAAGGAGATGATAATGAGTTATTATATGGTAGCACGCCACACATTTTTGCTTCACTgccattatttatttgtacaggTGGTGCAGCAGTCAAGGCTGGGGTCCAAGAAGGGGACCGAATCATAAAGGTTTTTACTACTTTTTATCCCAAGTAACCAATCTGACGGTCGTTAGTTTCCCGttgtaatgtttttctctctctcaggtgaACGGCTCGCTGGTGTCCTCCATGTCCCATCAGGAAGTGGTAAAGCTCATCAAATGTGAGTTTGAAATATGATTTATGTGTTTggtttattctgtttatttagCCTGAATTTATCTGACTCcattcctgctttttttattgTCCCACAGCTGGAACGTACGTCGCTCTGACACTACAAGGACCGCCCCCTTCAGCCACCTCCTTTCCCTTAGAGCCACTCTCCACAGACCTCACCAATCAAAGGAAGTCTCTGGGTGGGGAGGCCCCACCGCCTCCGCCTCCACCCTTGCCGTCCGGACTGAGCAGCACCCCATCGCAAAGAATCACAGGACCCAAACCACTGCAGGTAAACCAACTAATATTCAGAATGGATGTCCTACTTCCCAGCTGgcattttaagaaataatgTGACTCGCTTTTGTGTACATCGTCATATTGATTTgttgtaaattgtgttttttaggaCCCAGAAGTACAAAAACATGCCACTCAGATACTCAGGAGAATGCTGGAGCAGGAAGAGGCTGAACTACAGGTaaactctcactctctctcacacacacacactctctctcacttacacacacagaaaaagatgtCCCATTTTAGTTGCAATCCGTGACTGCAGCCTCCTGTACATGTGGACAATTTCTCCCCTTATGAAATACTCCTGTGGTCTACTTAACCCCCTTGTGGCGCCGTGCTTTGCAGGAGTTGATGGAGGAGCAGTTGAGGAACCCGTCGTTGTCACTGGGGGAGCGAATAGAACGAGCAAAGAGGAGAGCTCACCAAGTCAGGGTCAAGATTCAGCAAGATCAGGTGAGCAGACATGACTTATTTTTTCTATACGTGTGATTTTATACTCCCTGAAAATGTTTTAGAGCAGGCAACACGATGAGGAAAAAACCTCTAAAGGTTCAAAATGAATTGGCCTTAATGCAGTTTCCTGCCATAACTACAACACTTTTTAGTTAAAACAGGTTCCGAGGGTTTCACATGTTGTCTATGTGCCTGGTTTGTTGCCCCCGTTTGGCCCAATTTCATcatcttttctttctgcttctccAGGACGGGACACGGTCAGAATGTGCCACGAGCTACGTCATAGCAGGAGAAGGTCTGTGTATCTCTTTATCAGTAAGCGTATTACAAAGCTAACACATTAGCGCTAATGATTAGCATGCACACATACCGGTCTAATGTGTCTATAGATCAGCAGAAAATGCTCTTCCATTCTTAAAATCACTAGAAATCTTATTATTAAAAGGCTGAATTTGGATTTTCTGTTGTGGAATTCACAGTTTTACTCACCTCTAAGGTCATagacacaaaaaataaacaacaaagcGGCTTTTCTAGTCGTGTAAAACGTCTCTTTGCTCTGGCAGGTCGACTATCGATGGACTCCAGCGAAGGCGACGTGGAGGTAGGCTTTTTTTCATCCTTTCTTTAATAACTGGTGAGGTTGTATGTGATGGTCCCACTCATCCCGCCCCCCTcgtcctccctccttccctcccttcctccctccccagGCCTTTGAGAGTCCCCACTCCTCCCCCTCATCCTCCTTCAGGACCCCACAACACCGCCGGCAGAActccgacacacacaccctgtctgACTCGGTGAGATGgacacacacttttactttaacCTCGATGACCCCTAAAAAGATGAGGCAAAAGCTCTGTTctgttttaaaccaaaaaacacacttctAGTCATTTCTCAGGATCCTCGAGTGTGTGACTGagtgcttctgtgtgtgtgtgttcaaaggGTGGGAAGGCCCAGATCATCGGCCccgaggaagaggatgaagaagatgacGGCTATGCATTTAATGAGGTGAGaagttttttagttttttgcaaATGTTCTTTCCCCGTCTCTATTTTTCGGTCTGTTCCCTCCATTTATAAATGATTCCTTCTTTCTCTGTCGTCCTCTCAGATGGACGGTCCATTCCAGGACATCGAGCTGTTGAAGTCCCGGCCGGCACACATGGCGGTGTTCATGAGATACGTCTTCACACAGCTCCTGGACCCCAACCCTCTGGTCAGTCTACTTTAGATTTTATATCAGATTTGAACTAAATGTATTGGTGTTCATTTTGTCCACTTTTTGTAATGTTAGTCTTAGtcaatatttttttgtcatatttagTCAAGTTTagtgaaaagaaaagggaatttTACTCTTAATAAAGTCAAAAACAATCCTTTTATTCATCAGCTTATATAAGGGTTGTTTGTGAACTCCATTTGAAGTTACCCCGAGTCCTCTCTTCATGATAACTCATTTACTCACTGTTTCTCGCACTAAATTAACACtacatgtgcgtgtgtgtccacAGCTGTTCTACCTGTCGGTGGAGGCCTACCTGGGCTCCAGCCCTAAAGACGCTCGTGCACTTGCCCCTCAGATCTGCTCCCACTTCCTGGACCCTGATGCTGTACGTACCAAGTGATTTTGCACTTGTTGCTTTATCTGTTATATCAAAGCAATGTGTGTTGTGCTAAAACAATTCTCTTCTTGGTATAAGAAGAAGCTAAATGTTTACCCTACCTCTCATACCATTTCCTTTATTAGATACAGCAAATTCTCTTTGTGTTCTTGTGACTAAAAAacctgctttttctttctttagccCCTGAAAATCAAAGTACGAGAGGAGTATCTCACAGATATAGGTAAGACGACTAAATATCAGTCTTGTCGTTGGCTTATCCACTTGTTTTGAACAACTGGAAAATAATCTCGGTGACAGATTCATTTAAAGGTTGAACAAAAACCCAGACAGACTATGTTAGCCTGTATGGAAGTGAACCCCGCTGACACGATGTCCTTGTCCCTTTTTTTAGAAAGCCGGCTTCACGCGCAGGAGGACATCAGGGGCCCTCTGTCCGAGCTGCAGCAGCAAGTACTGCCGGACATCCAGGACCAGATCCAGGACTACAGGTACTTCACTGAAGGCTGAGAATACTTAGTCATGACCCTGAGAAGAACTGAGGAATATTATTCCCCCCCTCTTGTGATTATTGTCTAAATAGACAGCTATGGAGACATAGAGCGCCTACATATTTTTGCATACAACATTTCTAAACTCTTTCAGGGATGCAAAAGAAGTGCAGCCATCGTTAGCTTTCATCAGTGTAGATGCGAACAAGTTAAAGTGTAAGGCCCTTAAcgattgtgtttctgtgtctcgtAGGAACAAGCAGATGATGGGCCTCGGCTCTCTGTTTGGAGAAGGGGACCTGCAGCAGCTAGATGGAGACCCggtgaaagagagacaggtggTGGACAGACAGGTCACCGCCCTCTGGGAAATACTGTGAGTCTGGGGCTTGCTCAAATACAAAAACGTGCAAAATTGCAACAATTCTTTGCAAATGAGTGGAGATCTATTCCTTCACTTCTACAAATCTTCACACCAATGCCGAACTATCAACCAGAACTGTATTTCTAGGTGAAATACACCTGTTCACTAATCAAACATTGGTTTACTTTTAACATGTGGCTGTTATCATGTAGTGAATATTAAATGGCACACACTAAACCAGGCTACCCCGCCAAGAGGCTCAATAAAATAGTTATTACAAAGCGACAGAGGAGCTCTCCCAAGCTATCATAACAAAGGTCGGCTAACCTGGAAACCACATGACGTTCCCTCCTTcgactttacacacacacacacacacatacacccccACAGGTCGCTTCCCATCACATGACTGCTGCACCGCAGTTCTTTTACCTTTTGCGTACACCTGGATTTAACTCTTGGAGATTTAAACTGGACATCGCTTGTTGTTTGCGGCGTTAACAGCCtttttatgtctctctctctgttcccgCTCCAGATCAAAGCACGAAGAGGACAGAAGGTAAAACAAGTGTCCACTTAATTCTGTCCGTTTGTAACaccttctctttgtttgtttttcatcgTGCTCTTTTTCTCCTCGTGTTTGTCTTCACTCTCTCATTAtatctctcctccccctctgctcctcttcctcagttcTCCCCTGGCGTCGGCCGTTCACCTGTACCTGCGGCATTCTGGTATCAAGCTAAGAGACTCCAAGGTCTTCCCTGGCCTGAGCACAGAGAAGGAGAAGTGGCTCGCCTTTTTAAAGACGAAAAAGGTAACTGCCCTCTAAGAAAAATAAGTGTGACGCTATGATGGGAGGCTAGTGTCAGGTAAAATCCATTATTTTAATTGAGTAAGTACATTGAAATTATGCAAAACctgaacacattttgatttgtgtttacgGTACCAGCAAAGGAAACTATTTTTGAGCAATGCCGTGAAAATCGTCTTTATCTGAGTTAAATGAGGTGTCAATCACCGagataaaaaaaggtttcactTTTAGAGCTTGGCTGTTTTTGCCACTTGATTTGTTTGTCCCTAAACTGTGTCTACACGGTCCCACTTAAGTATAACTGTGGAGCAACAGTTTCGGTTAAGCAAACATGTATTTGCACAGATTAGTCACATATGTCTCTAAACTAAAAACATGCACcgttaataaaacacaaatgaatagAAGTCTCTGAAAATAATGAGGTATTACTGCTTAATGAAAtgatttttgtgtctttatcacattaaatgtaacttttgagCTGCAGTTTTagataaacaaacatgtatttgcaCAGATAATAAGAGAACAATTTATGGAAGTCTCTGAAAATAATCAGGTAGTTCTGCTTAGTCACATATGCCTCTAAACTATGTCTTTATACCattgaaatgtaactttttagCAGCAATTTTagataaacaaacatgtatttgcgcagttaataaaacacaaatgaatagaagtctatgaaaataATATACATGTTGGTTATGACTGACGGTTCTCTTCTCCATAGCTGAGTGGTaccaagaaagagaaagatggagaggatAAAAAGAGGAATCCCATCCTGAAGTACATCGGAAAACCCCGGAACTCCTCCCAGTCtagtaaatacaaacacacacacacacacacatgctctagTTCACTGCAGATGGCTCATGCCAGTGGCTTCATTGAGGGACATTTCTAACtataaatcaatattaaaaCCTGACATCTAAACCCAGTTCAATGTCAAAATGCTTCATCACTTTTGGTTTATTCTTCTTATCATCACTCTAGTTTCTcgagtacatttacattatttattatgtggacatgagtgtgtgagaggtcATCATCAGCTGACGGTATTGGTTCACTGGCACATCAGATCACAGTCACACGAACACAGACAAGCGCTGCTCCCTCTCATTGTGTTTGTCAGACGGTATTGATTTATCTGTGCCCTCTGTCTGCCCTTTTTATCGCttttccattgtgtgtgtgtttttttattgtgtcttgttatttcattgtttctttttggtttattttgttttttttagcattcCATGTCCCGTTGTCACCCACCGAaggtatatcttttttttattttgatgtcatGGCACTTTTGTTAACTGTAGCTTTTTCGACAAACATGCAATGAATTTAATAACGATGGTATCGTGCTGTAACAATAAAgcacaacgtgtgtgtgtgtgtgtgcagtccgTCCTGGCAGTGTGAGGAACATCATTCAGCAGTTTGAGAACCACACAGAgacgggggaggaggggggagaccCCGCAGACCCCCCGAGGCTCTCCACCAGCAGCCTGGGAGAGGACAGCATGGACAGGTACTCCATCAGCATGAAGTGTGTCAAAATAGTTGTCATTAAAAAAGGTTGAATTATCATTTTCCATTTATGGAGGGTAGGAGCTTTCTCCTTTCCAATTTTGCAATTTCAGTTTCTTAAAGACTAATGATGAAAAACTATTTGCTGTGTAGCAAAAACGTGTAGCCTGATTCCAGTGTTGCTAATTTAGAGGGTTTTTTtacgctctctctctctctcagccccACGGTCTTGGTGCGTCTGGCACGCAGCGAGTCGTTGAAGGCTCAGGGTGAAGGCCGTCGGCGGGGCGTCGTCTCGGGGACGGAGTCTGTCCCTCGCTCTCGTAGCGACGTGGACATGGAGGACTgcggggaggagagggaggggccGGGCCTCAGGCCGCTGCAGCACAGCGCGTCGTCGTCTGCCTCCAGCAGCTCTGCACGGTACACATTGAATATGGGTTTTTTTCACCTACCTCAGGAAACATCTGAAATGCCTTAGTTACTCAGATATAGATCCTTCTTTAGTACTACAGCAAGGGATATACAGAGAAGGAAGTATTTAGATATcgtacttaattaaaagtagaGGTACcggagtgtaggaatactctcctgcctttaaaatgttcctcaaaaggaaagtattagcatcaaaatctacataaagcagcgacagtaaaagtagtcacaGTGcagatttcagaaaaatatctctgatatgttttataattactgatcattaaagtgttctcaaagctggtaaaggtgcagctagttttaatgactctgtatactgcctagcaactaaaggaattaaatacatgtagtggaataaaagtacaccatttacctctgaattgtacaGTGCTTGAATTAATCTTCTTGTTTACTTTACACCATTGGGGATTATAGCTATTCTAAGCCTCCAAGGGTCATACTCACCCCTTTTGATTTCAAACACCCCGgacatcacccccccccctggAAGCGCAGGTTCTCACCTCAtgcaatctctctctctccactcttTCTCACACTCAGGTCTCTAGAGAACCCTACACCCCCATACACCCCTCGGTCTAGACGCAGGTGAGTCATCCCGGTAGATGATCAGTGATCACAAGTAATAATCTGGCAGGAAATTAGGTGTCTGACTTCTTTTCAACAGTGAAGATGAAACGGTTTGGTCCTCTAGAAAGAATTGGCGTCTTCGGTCGCCCTACAAtgttagatttgttttgtttgagcgATGGTGGTATTGAATCTGtgcttttctctctgtccctccctgtgtgtgtgtgtgtgtgtgtgtgactctgcaGGAGTGTGGACTCGCCGCTGGCCCTGCTGCCGGACGCTGCAGccctggaggaggagctgtgcGACGGGCAGAACTGGCAGGACACGGTTCCTCCTCAGCTCCTCGCCTCGCTCAGTCCCCGGGAGGTGGAGAGACAGGCGGTCATATACGGTACGAGTCAAATACAACACACATGAGATCTTAATATGGGTGTTATTATCGTTTAACCTGACACTAAACATTACGAGAACTCCTTTGAAGGTGGTGCACTGATAAGGGATAGGATTTTATTGCTTCCCTTTTAGCGATTCGGTTCTTTATTCATTCTCTAACCCTCCAAATATAAACTCAGTAATATCTCACTGGAAACAACGCTAAAATGAGCGAAGTTTGAGTTTCCAATTAAGCTGAACAACTACTACTTAAAGGTTGTTTTAGATTGATTGTGACAGTTTGCCCTGATGTTAATACCCCCCCTCAGAGCTCTTCACCACCGAGGCGTCCCACCTGCGCACCCTGAGGGTCCTGGACCAGGTGTTCTTCCAGAAGATGAGGTCTGTGCTGAACTCTGATGAGCTGGCCTGCATCTTCCCCAACCTGCCCCAGGTCTACGAACTCCACGGTcagtgagcgtgtgtgtgaacATTTCCAAGTCTGGtcgtacatacagtatgtgtagcTGCATATTTCTGGATGTCAGCAATTTAGGCTAGGTTCAAAGTAAGAAATGGAACTTTGAAACAGTGTAAAAACCTAAATTTGAGGACGGTGCGTGTCTCCGTGTGAAATGTAACAGTATCACTGCGTTCTGCTTCCTCTGTTTGCACAATAAAGTGAGTCGTCCTTTGAGTCAACATGCTCTCAGGGCCGTATGTGTGCtaggtaaataataataagtgaggCAAATACTAAGGGAAGGTTGTCAGCGTTGTAACCTCAGCCTGCAGATTTGTTAAGTCAATATGTGCTCTGTGCTTTAATTAAGAGACATTCTGAAAGTATATGATGTGATTTTATTCGACTAGCATAGTTTTTATCATCTGTTTCTTAAGCTGTTAGCCTTGCATTGCCTTGATTATACTTTGTATTAAATGGTAGTATCTGAAATGATGTAACAGCCTCATCAATTTGTTTTGACTCTGTTGTTTCTTTGCAGCGAGTCTATGCGAGGCGATGAAGAAGCGGAGAGAAGCCCCCACCGTTCAGGACATCGGGGACGTTATGCTGGCCAGGGTGAGCACCACCACCTTCACTTCACCCTCCAGCCTCTCTTGtcagcagcaggtgtttgtgtgcaggatTTAAGTGTTAACAGTGGCGTTTGTGTTCCCAGTTTGAAGGGGCGGCGGGGGACGAGTTTCAGGAACAGGCGTCGCAGCTGTGCAGCCAGCAGTCTCAGGCCCAGGAGCTCATCAAGAACAAACAACGCAAGGACCCTCGCTTCGCTCACATcatacaggtacacacacacactgtgactgACATGTGCATGCTCCTCTTCCCAAATCAGTGAAAAATAAGGCTAAGACTCTTACTGAATAAGTCTTGTGCAGTGGACATAATATCTGCTTCTGATATAAGTTGCTCGTGTGGATTTATTTAACTTGTATATTAGTTTCAGACACTTTTACTGATATATAGCTCAGATTCCTCTCCATGGATCTTTCTTTGCCTTACATCCTTTTTTTCCTGGCTTTGGTTTAGGAGTGTGAAGCGAGTCCTCACTGTCGGAGGCTGCAGCTCAAAGACCTGCTGGTGTCTGAGATGCAGAGACTCACCAAGTACCCCCTGCTGCTGGACAAcatcatcaaacacacagagggtgaGGACTGAACAGATGAATCGACACTGATAACATGCCAAAAAAAGTGGAATTTCTAACGTCAGTATTGTTGATCTTTTAGCCGGTTCGTCGGACTTCCCCTCACTTCAACGTGCC
This Eleginops maclovinus isolate JMC-PN-2008 ecotype Puerto Natales chromosome 11, JC_Emac_rtc_rv5, whole genome shotgun sequence DNA region includes the following protein-coding sequences:
- the arhgef11 gene encoding rho guanine nucleotide exchange factor 11 isoform X1; protein product: MSLRQPTSTLDSPFAAWLSSLTIGDSERKASAAQQREPIVEIPAESTGTGLVQRCVVVQKDQLGFGFTVCGERVKLVQNVRPGGAAVKAGVQEGDRIIKVNGSLVSSMSHQEVVKLIKSGTYVALTLQGPPPSATSFPLEPLSTDLTNQRKSLGGEAPPPPPPPLPSGLSSTPSQRITGPKPLQDPEVQKHATQILRRMLEQEEAELQELMEEQLRNPSLSLGERIERAKRRAHQVRVKIQQDQDGTRSECATSYVIAGEGRLSMDSSEGDVEAFESPHSSPSSSFRTPQHRRQNSDTHTLSDSGGKAQIIGPEEEDEEDDGYAFNEMDGPFQDIELLKSRPAHMAVFMRYVFTQLLDPNPLLFYLSVEAYLGSSPKDARALAPQICSHFLDPDAPLKIKVREEYLTDIESRLHAQEDIRGPLSELQQQVLPDIQDQIQDYRNKQMMGLGSLFGEGDLQQLDGDPVKERQVVDRQVTALWEILSKHEEDRSSPLASAVHLYLRHSGIKLRDSKVFPGLSTEKEKWLAFLKTKKLSGTKKEKDGEDKKRNPILKYIGKPRNSSQSTFHVPLSPTEVRPGSVRNIIQQFENHTETGEEGGDPADPPRLSTSSLGEDSMDSPTVLVRLARSESLKAQGEGRRRGVVSGTESVPRSRSDVDMEDCGEEREGPGLRPLQHSASSSASSSSARSLENPTPPYTPRSRRRSVDSPLALLPDAAALEEELCDGQNWQDTVPPQLLASLSPREVERQAVIYELFTTEASHLRTLRVLDQVFFQKMRSVLNSDELACIFPNLPQVYELHASLCEAMKKRREAPTVQDIGDVMLARFEGAAGDEFQEQASQLCSQQSQAQELIKNKQRKDPRFAHIIQECEASPHCRRLQLKDLLVSEMQRLTKYPLLLDNIIKHTEAGSSDFPSLQRAQACCRGILQAVNEDVRETEHRQRLSQYQRRLDAAPLFKSLDLTTKRMIHEGPLTWKVSKDKQIEIQALLLSDSLVLLQRGPDDRLLLRYPSRWLGGGGGGSGDSKTSFSPLVKLDSLLVRSVATDNKALYLISTTERQIYELVAGTASEKNTWKDFLEKTLSSSGGSSPLINHGSMPISSSSLRSASPVSTSSNVFADNSITEQSDSMETHSSNDDIGLSAHTPTDQSEAFICGEGEAVGVAEAALQDVETLRQLILRDLDEDGWSHDSDDTPTNETTNEKSSFSERQRPQSLETVLNFSPSEWEAEPEEEAPPPDAEPPSSVQVVRKAVVAGPSSSSSVPDDITADVTLPSDQSRGRRGEATTQGNMFYLVMPTEQGESVTDDLNDPPTPTASHFPQPLEGVTSPHAEEEVPVCFSHQSEAMQLEQEEETGQSQQSHVIKNVDEIFHTIEGLTSKLRQLKEIEDSHHTLLKTLREPINQESQDQQCPSATVSRTPSLDRGSGDGKEGSPAEPKIQSTGF
- the arhgef11 gene encoding rho guanine nucleotide exchange factor 11 isoform X4; the protein is MSLRQPTSTLDRLSSLTIGDSERKASAAQQREPIVEIPAESTGLVQRCVVVQKDQLGFGFTVCGERVKLVQNVRPGGAAVKAGVQEGDRIIKVNGSLVSSMSHQEVVKLIKSGTYVALTLQGPPPSATSFPLEPLSTDLTNQRKSLGGEAPPPPPPPLPSGLSSTPSQRITGPKPLQDPEVQKHATQILRRMLEQEEAELQELMEEQLRNPSLSLGERIERAKRRAHQVRVKIQQDQDGTRSECATSYVIAGEGRLSMDSSEGDVEAFESPHSSPSSSFRTPQHRRQNSDTHTLSDSGGKAQIIGPEEEDEEDDGYAFNEMDGPFQDIELLKSRPAHMAVFMRYVFTQLLDPNPLLFYLSVEAYLGSSPKDARALAPQICSHFLDPDAPLKIKVREEYLTDIESRLHAQEDIRGPLSELQQQVLPDIQDQIQDYRNKQMMGLGSLFGEGDLQQLDGDPVKERQVVDRQVTALWEILSKHEEDRSSPLASAVHLYLRHSGIKLRDSKVFPGLSTEKEKWLAFLKTKKLSGTKKEKDGEDKKRNPILKYIGKPRNSSQSIRPGSVRNIIQQFENHTETGEEGGDPADPPRLSTSSLGEDSMDSPTVLVRLARSESLKAQGEGRRRGVVSGTESVPRSRSDVDMEDCGEEREGPGLRPLQHSASSSASSSSARSLENPTPPYTPRSRRRSVDSPLALLPDAAALEEELCDGQNWQDTVPPQLLASLSPREVERQAVIYELFTTEASHLRTLRVLDQVFFQKMRSVLNSDELACIFPNLPQVYELHASLCEAMKKRREAPTVQDIGDVMLARFEGAAGDEFQEQASQLCSQQSQAQELIKNKQRKDPRFAHIIQECEASPHCRRLQLKDLLVSEMQRLTKYPLLLDNIIKHTEAGSSDFPSLQRAQACCRGILQAVNEDVRETEHRQRLSQYQRRLDAAPLFKSLDLTTKRMIHEGPLTWKVSKDKQIEIQALLLSDSLVLLQRGPDDRLLLRYPSRWLGGGGGGSGDSKTSFSPLVKLDSLLVRSVATDNKALYLISTTERQIYELVAGTASEKNTWKDFLEKTLSSSGGSSPLINHGSMPISSSSLRSASPVSTSSNVFADNSITEQSDSMETHSSNDDIGLSAHTPTDQSEAFICGEGEAVGVAEAALQDVETLRQLILRDLDEDGWSHDSDDTPTNETTNEKSSFSERQRPQSLETVLNFSPSEWEAEPEEEAPPPDAEPPSSVQVVRKAVVAGPSSSSSVPDDITADVTLPSDQSRGRRGEATTQGNMFYLVMPTEQGESVTDDLNDPPTPTASHFPQPLEGVTSPHAEEEVPVCFSHQSEAMQLEQEEETGQSQQSHVIKNVDEIFHTIEGLTSKLRQLKEIEDSHHTLLKTLREPINQESQDQQCPSATVSRTPSLDRGSGDGKEGSPAEPKIQSTGF